In a single window of the Pseudomonas sp. B21-015 genome:
- the cobU gene encoding bifunctional adenosylcobinamide kinase/adenosylcobinamide-phosphate guanylyltransferase has translation MLQLILGGARSGKSRLAEKLATDSQLHVTYIATSQPLDGEMNERVAHHRARRPAEWALIEEPLELARVLCESASADRCLLVDCLTLWLTNLLMLDDAERLAAEREALLDCLASLPGEIIFVSNETGMGVVPLGELTRRYVDEAGWLHQALAERCQRVVLTVAGLPLTLKGTAL, from the coding sequence ATGCTGCAACTGATCCTCGGCGGCGCCCGATCCGGCAAAAGTCGCCTGGCTGAAAAACTGGCGACAGACAGTCAGCTACACGTCACCTACATCGCCACCAGCCAACCCCTGGACGGTGAAATGAACGAACGAGTTGCCCATCACCGCGCCCGTCGTCCGGCCGAATGGGCGTTGATCGAGGAACCGCTGGAACTGGCCCGCGTGTTGTGCGAAAGCGCCAGTGCCGATCGTTGCTTGCTGGTGGATTGCCTGACGCTGTGGCTGACCAATCTGCTGATGCTCGACGACGCCGAGCGCCTCGCCGCCGAGCGCGAAGCCCTGCTGGACTGCCTGGCGTCGTTGCCGGGTGAAATCATTTTTGTCAGCAACGAGACCGGAATGGGTGTCGTGCCGCTGGGCGAATTGACTCGCCGCTATGTCGATGAAGCCGGTTGGCTGCATCAAGCCTTGGCCGAGCGCTGCCAACGTGTCGTCCTGACCGTCGCCGGCCTGCCCCTGACTTTGAAAGGAACTGCGTTATGA